The segment CATCAATTCAACAATCAAATCTTTATTGATACAGAACGTTGCACGCTTGCAAACTTATTATTCTTGTGTTattgtgcattttatttcactttcctCTCATTCCATGAAACCAACAAAACCTAAATTTGTCCTCTCCGGCGTCTCCTCTATAAAAAccatataaatataattataaaggCTGACGTGAATAAATCTCAGTTTGGTAAAATCGTGCATTTATTGATGCGTTAATAATAAATACTGCATGTATTTATGGTCCAGGAGGAGGTAAAATAAACAGGGCATCGACACGTCGCCCAGGGCAACACCAGCTGAGTCACGTCACAGCTTTGATTTCCAACTTTGACCCAAACTTCCTCCAGACAGTCACTTATGTTCTTACGCTTAGATATTATTCTAAAGTGCAGTGATggtcggggtttttttttgttttttttttataatttagccCTCATCTTCCCTTCCCTTAGTAAAACGGTGGATTATTGCCAGATTAAGGGAGTGCCTTTTTCTTTATCCCCGGGTAAGCCTGCGCGGCACGCAGCTCAAAGGTAATGAAGCACTCTGTGATCCATGCCTGGATGAATCTAAAAATTCCCAGAGCACCACTGtatttttaaaggaaatgaGATTTCCCTGAAAGCCTTCTTCAAAAAATCTGcactttccatttttaaaacagGCGTAAAAAACTGTGTGAATACAGGCTGGAGTCAGAACCCAGACCCCCGCTTGTTGGTTTGGAATGAACATAAATCATAAGTTAGAATTTTGAATGACAGTCgtattttgggggttttttttttttttttaggaagaAAATGTGTTgagatttaatttttcaaatgaataattaaaaggaaaaaaaaaaatcatctgagcTTGTGAGGAAATTCATTTAGAccaaccccccgcccccaccaccaccaccaccaagaaTTACACTGTCCTCTAATTGAATTGAGCTTTCATTGATTTCTCAATCCGGCGCCAACATCTCAAGTGTCGGCACGGCAACCAAAATACACTTTATTTTGGAAGCGATGAGACTTCAGTTCAACGAAAAACAGATGAAATAGAGACTTTAGAAAGTAATGGTGCTGATTGGTCAAACATGTTGAATGATCTGCTGCAGACCATCAGCCCCCCTCAGATGATGGTCACCTCTGACCCTTggcgcccccctcccctccctctacctctctctctcctgctggcTTCCATTTTAGCGTTGATGTGAGGCCTGAGAACGCACCATCCTGTGCGATGAGCTCCTGCCTCTTTCTTAGTTTTTACTGCGTTTGTGCAGAAAATCCTCCAAAAATCATCTCCAAGACGTTTCAGTCGGGAGGAATTTCTCCCCGCTCTGCATTTGCAGGCGGCGTGGCGGATAGTTCCACCTGACCTCGGCATTATTTGCTGTCTGGCTACGAAGTCAGACGTGTGCTCCGACCATCGGGCGAAATCATTTATGTATGAATTTCATCCCATCTAATCTGCAAAGCTGTAATATTTATGGGAGCATAAATGTCAGCTTGCACGACGGAATATTCTTCCGGAACACAACGAGATGTTGCTGATGTGTCGTCGCCCCCGCCATCGATGAAACGTGTGGTATCAGATAACAGACAAAAGCATGTCTGCTAAAAATATTCTCATGTTAAACGTCGTGCATGTCATGTGAAGGTTTCTACGTCGCTATGACACTCAGAATGACGTTTGaaggggatgatgatgatgataatgatgatgataaatgaaAAATTGCTATTTACATAAATTTACAGCCACAAACTTTCCTCTGGTGATGCAAAAAACTAGAGAACATAAAAGTCTGTAAAGTCTCAATTTGCTCATATTTCAGTCAAAACCTCAAAGCAGagaatttctgtatttttacgAAAATAACTTTTAGTAAGAGTTTTAAACAAGGGCTTAAATGTAGTGAAATGAGTCCATTGATAAAGAAAGGCATCCTATTAATGATCGATATGAAGTCAGGTTGATTTTTAGAGCAAAAAGTGCTTTTACTTTAATAGTGACCGATTGGCTGTCGcacaagaggaaaaataaaagtccttCTGGGAAACAATCAAAGGCTggtgatgcatttttaaaaaaaaaatcaatctgaaACATGTTTACGATATCAATcgattaatatttatttttagaagctggaaacttttcctttttctccaaTTAGttctgtttaaaaagaaaaaaaaagtctgtttctACAATAAACTCCGAcaaacatcattttttttcatattaggAAACTCTTAAACTCTTACTTTGAccttttcactttattttaaagtCTGTGTCGCTGGTGTGACGTCACTTCTGATATTTGGGGCAACAAAAATGTAACGATCAACAGATTAACATGAGGTTTTAATCCCATTTTTTCCCGCCGTTTATGATCTTAATTTCCacgcctgattttttttttatttatttattgatatcaGCTGCAAACCGATTCAAACATAATCAATTCCGATGTGGCGTGGAATCAAAATGatttacagacaaacaaactcgttttgtggggggaaaaacaaaaaacaaaaaccaactaACTTTTCACCTGttgaatgtaattttaaaaaaataaataaaacgcgTTTCTACTTTTAAAACCCGTTAAAATCACGCATCCCGGCGGCGGGCGGAGCCACCGACAGCTGGAGGGGCGGGGAAGGGAGGGAGAAGTGGGGGCAGAGCCGCTCACCTTTCCCTCCCGTACAGTAACGCAGCGGTTTGACATGAGACAGCCCCCTAGGTGTCTCACTTTCTTAGCGTTTGCGCCGGAGCTCGTCGGAAGCGCAGCCGCCGCCTGCGCGCCCGCCTGCGCGCCCGCCTGCCTGCTGCTCGTCTGGCTGCGTTGACGTCAGCGCCCGTGTTGATTTGCTAAGGCGAGAGAAGAAAGGAGTTAGTGCGTGTTGAGAGAGCGGGTACTGCGAACTGCCTTACTATGCTGTAGCCCCACTCCCCCGGACACTATACggaatccaaaaaaaaaaaaaaaaaaaaaaaccaacccccCCCGTGCAACTTAAGGTGAGTACCGACGCGGATTTACCGGCGACAAGTGCGGGAGCCGCGGCTCCGTGCGCGTCTGGCTTCGTGTTCTCGGCGTACTTTAATTCACCATGTGGATGTTTGGATGCGTTTATTTGCGCTTAAAGgttagaagagagagaggatgtgtttgtgtgtgtgtgtgtgtgtgtgtgtgtgtgtgtgtgtgtgtatggggggggtggTCGGCTTGTCCCCGTTCAACCTCACGCTGGAAGTTAACAGTAAACGCGACTTTGGCACGCAAGTTGGAACTGCGCACCGGTGCGCGCCGTGAAAACGCAGCTCAACCCCGATCGCGCTTGCAAGGTGTTTAAGTTTGCGTTAACGCGCCGTGGCTCTACGGTTGGTGGAGATGTTAAGGTTGAcgtacccccccaccaccaccactcctcaccaccaccaccccacacatcccctcttcctctccaccttctcctcctctacctctccgtctggtttttttttttagtatgcCGGGGATCGCAGCCTGGAGGACGTGAGGTcttggcgtgtgtgtgtgtgtgtgtgtgtgtgtgtgtgtgtgtgtgtgtgtgtgtgtgtgtggaggggggacAGGCTAACGCGCACCGGGATCCAGACGACAcatgacgcccccccccccctccaatgTGACTTTACGGGAGAAATCGCGTTTATTCGCTTTCATGGAAATTACGCAATTGTCCTTTTTTCCCGCTGCGccgcccgcccccccccccgtcctcatGTCACCAGACGCACCAGTGTGTCTCATTCAGCCGTGATGACATCACGGATGAAGGCACTGGTGGGGACACTGGTGTCGAATCTCGAAACAAAccccaatccccccccccacgtaGACTTCCAACTGATTGACAAGCAGGCACGTATTTGATTGGTTGACCGATAATCGACTCGCGGTTCACACGCGCTGTGAAGGTGGGAAACAGATGCGATGGCAAATTGATTTGTTACCGAGACtgtctgagcccccccccccccccactcaacaccaccaccccccctccgCGCTTTCActctttattttaatatttacccCTGTGGCATCTCGTTTGATTTCACCCCCGTGTCGTTAATAATAAAGATCCGACACCGGTgcgtttctcctccacctgcgcgcaaatcgtgtgtgtgtgtgtgtgtgtgtgtgtgtgtgttggggggggcagagattCTGGCAGCTGTCCGTCTGgagtgcacttttttttttttttttttttaagcagccACGCTCCGTGTCTGTGATTGTTCCCCGAAGagaagctgccccccccccatacattGGTGTCTGTCACCGCGGCTCATGGTGTGGAATATTGAACGCTGTTTATTGTTGTGGCGCGCAGTGGCAGACAACTCGTGATCAGATCGATGATGCCGTCTTTCGGTGAGAAGTCGGTCCAATTTTCTTTATTATCGCCCggcgtgacccccccccccaccgccccctcCACCATCACACCCCccaccttcttttctttttttttccgggTTGTTGTCTTGACGTCTGCGTAATGTGTCCTGtgcgtaattttttttttgggggttcATATTTTGGAGCGATAAAGTCTCCGGAGCAGCAActttatacccccccccccactccctccaGTGTTGAAGGCACGGATTGGCTGCAGCGTCGGGTTCTTTATCAtacatgtggggggggggggggtcataaatcGCAGCTATTGGCTTACCTGTAATAAAGATAATGTCGGGTTGACCTCCTGCGCACTGTTGGATGAGAACCTGTCGTTCCAGTCATGTATGGATTTTTATCAGTgcgcagaaaacaaacaaacttaaatGTCCCCAAAAAGCCGGTGACACTATTTCTATTATCTTTTATTAGGTTATTTCACGCTGACATTTTTAAGAATTATCGATTATTCTTCCTCCACGTTTCGTCTGCAGCTAAGAAAtcatttcctctcttctcccaGAGGCtgagggggaagaaaaaaaaaatagtcccAAACTTGTCTTACTTCTGTCTTTCTGGAAAATTCTGGTGAATAATAGTGCAACctgttaaagaaaagaaaaagaataaagtgGAAATAGTTCACAAACCTGTTGTGGATGAAGATTAGATGTGATTCACTGCCTTCATGCATTTGGGAGTCGTTTTTATATTTAACTGTATGAATGTGGAAGATGTTTCATAATAAGTGGTGTAATAATCTTGCTGCCAGGAGTCACAGAGATGATCATTTAAAGTATAGTGGtaaaagaatttaatttaaccccccccccccgccccttcctcctcttcctcttcattatTTTACAAGGAGTCAAAGTATTGCAGTGGAAACGAGGCAGAGGAACATGTCGCCCTGTTAATTTGGATAATCGAGTTGACGGCAATCACGGAGATAATAGTGACTAAGAGCAGAGCCGGGCGGTTTGGTGATGCAGCTCGGGGAGCTTTTTGCCTCATCCTGCTTTCCCTTCCATCCATTTCTGGCCACTGCTCCCTGCTCTCCCCCCTGTCTGTGATGGGAATACTGAGTAAGATCCTATTTAATTTCAGAGAGGCTGCTGATGGGCTTTGTGAGCCAAACGGCAGCGACAAACCACCATTTACACTTGTTTATCCGTGTGTACATCCCCATCAGATTGCTAAATGAAGACATCTTTTTAGCATAACATATGTCTGACTGATTGGTATGCAGGGTGAGCCTGTTGGACGGCTCCCTTCAGAAAATCTACAGTCAATACCCTCCCCTGATTTTTAAGAACAATGCCTCTGCACACAGTGTTTAGGGTTTGGAATCCCTGCGGGATGTTTTTGCGATTTGAAACGCCACTGACTTCACATTTGCTATTTACAGAAGAAATGCTGGTATAGTTTAAACATATTGATGAATTTATAGCATTTTGTTTCCCAGAATGTCATTTCTGAATCGTTTTTATGTACTTGAATGAATCTTGCGGATTTATTTAATTAGAAAAGGACCTCTGAATGAAACAGACGTCAGTTTTGTtggatttgaaacattttttgatgCCAAAATTTCACCagacctgattttttttttcttctctttttttcttctcctccatgTTTCTCCATCCAGGTTTTTATCTTGTTTACAGagatagctaaaaaaaaaatttaacaaaaagcaaaaaaacactGATCGGGGAAGGCGAGCCTCATGAGTCGGCCTCGTGGATCGCATTCAAATAATGGATTTAACTAAAATGGGTATGATCCAGCTCCAGAACCCCAACCACCCCACTGCCCTGCTGCAGAAGGCCAACCAGATGCGTCTGGCGGGGACTCTGTGCGACGTGATCATCATGGTGGACAGCCAGGAGTTCCACGCCCACCGGACTGTGCTAGCTTGCACCAGCAAAATGTTCGAGATCCTCTTTCACCGCAGCAGCCAGCATTACACCTTAGACTTTCTTTCACCAAAGACTTTCCAACAAATTTTGGAGTATGCTTACACTGCCACGCTCCAGGCCAAGGTGGAGGATTTAGATGACCTTCTGTATGCAGCAGAGATCTTAGAGATCGAATACTTGGAAGAGCAATGTCTCAAGATACTGGAAACGATCCAGTCCTCAGAGGAGAACGACGCGGAGGTCAACGTGAACGACGGCAGCacggaagaggaggatgagcgCAAAGGCCACAACGGAGCTAAGAACTCCAAAAAGCATTCCATGGAGAGTTCCTGCCTGTCAGGGTCCCAGCACGACTCCATCATGGCCGGCGTGTTGGACCAGAGTCCCTCGGTCTCCACCTCCTTCGGCGTCTCCAACTTGAGTCCCACCAAAGCGGCGGTGGATAGCCTGATGAGCATCGGACAGTCTCTGCTCCAGCAGGGCTTCGGGGGCGTCCAGGGCAACTCCCACCACCTGATGACCGAGATCAAGACTGAAATGATGCAGGTGGACATGGGGGGCAACGGCCACGAAAGCCCCCTGAACATGGAGTCCAGCGCCTCCAGCAACGGAGAGCGAAGCGGGGAGGACCGGAACAGAGACGGTCCGGGAACGCCCACCAGGAGCAGCGTGATCACCAGCGCCCGAGAGCTGCATTACATCCGAGACGAAGGCGTGGGTGATCCTCAAGTCGACGCCGGCCAGATGGGGCTGGAAGCGATGGCCGGCATGACGGAGAAGCACCTGGCCTCGCTGTACTCCTTACCTGTCAATCATAAATCGGAAGCCATCATGTCCATGCCGGCATCCATGGCCTCtgctctccccatgtccccGGCCCTGGCTATGTCAATGGACTTCAGTGCCTATGGGGGGCTCCTGCCTCAGAGCTTCATCCAGAGGGAGTTCTTCAGCAAACTGGGGGAGCTGGCCGTGGGGATCAAACCAGACGGCAGGAACCAGCACGAACGGTGCAATGTTTGCGGTGCTGAACTACCAGATAATGAAGCCGTGGAGCAGCACAGGTGAGTCCAGTCGTTTCTTTGAGTCGCTAACAGTTGTGACCTTGAGTTTTATGATCCTTTGCGTTTTTCTTGAATAATCACCGTTTTATTCCTCTATGCAAGATTGCTTCATTACTGCTGTGGGAGTAGAGACTTAACCAGAAGACTTTCTCGGGAATAATTTAAGctaaggaataaaaaaatgagtCCATCATTCGGGGTTTTGTTCATGAGGCATGCACTTAAATTTCTTTATATTTGTATACTAATGACTGTTATTATATGCATGATTGAATGTGACACATAAAGAGTAACCCCCACCCATCCGGGACTAGACATCCGCTGAGATTGCCCAGCTGACAACCCAACGTAGCGTTGTCTAAGTCCATAAGTCACACTCTGCAGGGTGTGGGCAGCAGctatcacacacacttacaaaaaGTGACCTCCTCTTTCCAATAACTgcgagaggtgtgtgtgtgtgggggtggtggtggtggtggggggcttaTTAGCTTGATAATTGGGGTAGACGGTCAGCCCAGGAAATGAGTGCTGAACGCTACCTCTGAGATGGGGAGGTCATTATCGAACAGGGGAGCGGCGGTGGAGCCGCTCCGTTCCAATCAAGGTGTGTAAATAAATTCCAAATTCTGACAGGTGTCATCCTGTCGCGTCGTACgtcttgtctgtttgtcttttacatCTCATCAACGCCATCGGAGCGTGCGGAATTCACTCGAGAATGGGTCAGAGTGTTATTTCTTGATTAGCGACTGGAGGCCTTTTCTTACTTGAAGGCCACCTTCTACGCCCTGTAATGTTTGCTTAAATCAATAAGAATGTGCAAGTGGCTAAAGTTCACTTGAGGATTTGAACCCCATCACCCGTCCCCTCCAGCTGTGGCCGGTGTCTCGGCGCGTACGGCTGTAAGAGTCGGCTTATTCCAGATTATTACAGAACACCGATGAAGCgtccttgtttttttcctcacccttgtattttttttttttacctcatatTTGCGGAGAAGCCAAAATCTGTTGTATTCCTCTGTGCTGGCAGTTGGTATTTAAAGTATGCGTGGCCTTCTTGATGAGTGCTCATTATTCAGTGAATACATGGTGAATTTCTAAAGGCACAAACACTCcgatttaaaacaaaagcaactGTTGACGTCAATGTTGTGCTTCTCATTCTGCGTTCTTTTCCTtttaacaacattaaaaactatCCGCGGCAACGTTAATGTAGtttcactgttaaaaaaaaacaaaacgacgTGCTATCCGCTCGTCTCCCTCCTCCAGAAGAGTCTGGCATGTGAAAATGGTTGCCTGTGTTTCAAGAGGAATTTCATCAATTCTCTCAAGCTGGGAAATCTTGTATCAAAGGAGATTTCCAAACGGTTTCATGCATTGATCTTGCCGCTCTGCCTCATAGAATACTAATGGGTTCATTTAGCCCGGGTTGATACGCCGACACGACGCTGTTTAATATGGCGCGCGCCATCCTTGACAGCGGCGTGATgtgtaaaaatcaaacattgcGTTGCATCATCCGTTTGTCTGCTTTACCATTCCCACATGAAAGCTCTGCCTTCCCGCCCTGAGATGATTGCTAATTCAGACGCCGCGCCGTGTCCTCGCCAGATTCCAGCGTTGGGTCATTTGATGGCACGCCGTTCCGTCGTCTTGAGTCTCTTTTTGACGTGAttacaacatgttttatttcagagtcGTGTTCCCCCCGCGGTCTAATTGCGCATCATTTCCGTGTCGGGGTCATCGTTGCCTCggcatttatcaaaaaaaaaaaaaaaaaagttgccgGTGGAGTTCACTCGGTGCAGGCAGGTCAAGTCAAACATGGGTGCAATTGTTTCCAGATGGTGGCGTATAGGTCGTTGGGTGTGAGGTGTCTTGTGTGCGTGCCTGTGTTAAAATCAATGCACCAGAAAGTACCCACTTCCTGCatgaatttttgttttctgcttcctTTCATTAACTTTGTGTGCCCTGGATTATATCGTAAATAAACAGTCCACCCAGATTGAATGCGACGCATGTCGGCTCTACAAGTGGTGTTTCAGGAGCGACCTGCGGAGGATGAAGGAATACGCTTCAGCTAGGTGTTAGAATCGAAACACCTTTTTTGCGCTTAGTGTctatcaaaaaatataatttaacatCCTGATTACATTTTGAAAGGAAGTAAATAAGTAGAAATAGCccggttttttaaaaaatctttaggAAAACTTGTCATATTAGCACCTTAAAGATAATTATTCTgctatcataaataataaaatatgtctacaaatataaagaaattgaaaagaaaaatgaatgaccATAACTTAAAcatgtaaccccccccccccaatgacaAGCCAGAGATTTATTCCTTAGAGGAAGTCCAGGGTGAGTGTTGTTACGGCTGCAGCCAGACAGGATTACAGCAATATTTTAGTAACCCTTGCACTGAGAAAATAATCAGCGCAGAAAGAGCCCGAGTGATTATTGggaaaataaatgcatgatgCAGGAAGCTAATTCTCCAGCGACgggggtgaaaaaaaaaaaagggggagggggtggggggactcTTGACTGCTTGGTATTCAAAACACAACATCCAATTCACAGGAACTAGCCTTGGGTTTATCTCTTTCACTTAATCGTCCATTCTCATGCAAATGCCTGACCCTTGCTGTAATGTACATCCCATAAGTGAAAGAAGAGCCTATTTTCCAATATATTTGTTAACCATTACTGATAACCATCAGCGATTTAACTCAAAATACAGtcggattctttttttttttgacacgtGGATAACTTCTTCCTCCCCTCTTTATATCAGCTGGCGTTTATCGTCTCGTCGTTTTTTTGAAGGAATCGGGGTAAAAACAGGgaaggtggggggtggggggtggtgggggcgAGGATTTGAACAAATAATCACCCGTGCATTAACCTctgcacgcgcacacactcacGCGTTCCCTCCTTTTAACACACACTCgccctcagcagcagcagcagccgccgCCGGCGCTCGCTTTTCCATCTACTCTGTCCTTTTTGTGGGCAAAAAAGGGGGTGTGGAGGGCACTCCAATACCCGGGGGCCCAGGTGTTTAAACATAGGGTCCAAGGCTCTTATCTGTGCATATCAGAGCCGGGCAGATAACCCCCGGCACTCCTCCTCTGGTAAAGCCAGAGCAGATCGGGCGCCGATTGCGGCCcgttgaggtttttttttttttagcggtGATAGTAATGTATGCACActcacatgtactgtatgtacctCCTGCACGTGGAGGTGAGGTCGTTGGTTCTCGTGCACGCTGGAGCTTCACACTATCACCCATTAGACAACTGTTCCCTTAAACATATCTGCGCCTTTGGGTTCAAATAGCCACCGCAGCGGTTTTGATGGAGGAAAGGCAGAAGGAAGTCATTTGAAATTTCATCAGGTTGCTTTTTTTTCGTGTGGCGCCATCAGCTGCTACCGTCATCCAACGGCACTCACGTCATGTGACAGGAGCTTCTGATAACTGAATAGAAGGTGTGAGTCACCATTCGGGACCGCTTGGACTTCTGTTACCCTAGTTGTCCTTGATAGAACCACGTGTTGCTTCCGCTTGCAGCTCAGCGGTTCCTGAGAAGTATTAATGCAAAGAAATGTGTGGAGAAAAGATGGATAATCACGTGTTTTGAAGCACACCATCATCGGCAATGCACGACCTTTTTGctctgaaataaaatgtaaggGAAGCAGACTCCCGCTCAGGATCccaagttgtaaaaaaaaaacacaaaaaaaactgagcAAGCATTTTCCTGCTTCTGGAAAGGAGCCCAGTGCAAAAGCATCCATTACATCGAAGTGGATTACCCTCTATTTAAAATCACTCAGTGAGCTAAGTCTTCCTGGCTTGCTCTCTGAGGTACAGTACATGATGGTGTAATAATCCAACGGCGAGGAAAAAAAAGCCCACCTCTCCAAGAAATACCTCGACCACAGACGACAGCGGAGAGCTTACTGCCACATCGTCTGGTTTAATCCTCACACAGGTGCTTTTTCTGCCCTTATTGGAGGTGCGCTTGTTTGTTTACGCCCCTGAGGAACCGACACTTTGACCGGGGGCCTACGGTGATAGCCGAGGCTGAGGCGGCTGCTGGCGGAGGCCCAATTATAGGCAGGCTTTAAAAGGCTGCGGTTGAACCGTAAAGATTTACACCGCCATCGCTCTGATCTCACATCTGGGCTCTGTCCTCACTGTCAGGATTGGGAGATGTATCGATTAAAGACTTAACGCGTCACGCGGAATTGACCCAACGCACACGCGTGCACGCAGACACGTGCTATGGCGActccttcatttatttattttttgtcaggaGCAGAGTTGTCATCTTGCGTCTGTCAAAGGGGATTGAAACCCTTGACAACACcaagaggggaggaaaaaaatggaCTAATACCGAGACTATGGCGATGGGGGGAACCTAATCGGCCAATCGCCTCCTTGCTTGAGATAAGAAAAGTTAGCAGGTTGACTCGGCGCGCCCAGCTGCCTCTGAGTGGCTCTCAGCGCCCAGCAGACGTGGCCTTTGCTGATGCGGTCTGGCAGCGGCTGCAATGAAACGAACACATTGAGGCCCCTATCTTTTGTCCCTTTGGGGGCCTTGTGGTCTGGAGGGAGGGATAAGGATAACATACTGTACTGGAAGTGGGccttatgtgtgtgtcagtgtgtgtgctgggttttttgttttgttatgtttggggggtggggcCTCAAGGGGAGCGCTAATTACAGCCAGTTATCAGGTGACATGCAAATGTGTTATCGGTCCACACTTCCTGATGGGtatctctgctgctgcagcgagTGTCGGAGGTGTTGCCACCGAAAACACTCCCGTACTTGGGTTTTGTGAAACTTTTATCAGACTTTATCCGACCCCCGCATGTGCATTTAAAGTactagataaaaaaaaattaaaaaaattaaaagaaagcagcaaaaGTCAATCGAATTAGGCTGATCTGGTCCGAAAAGGTGAGTGGGTTTTAGTTCTACTTCACAGAGCCCTGCCTCTGTTCTCCCGGTCCTGAACGCTTGAGGTTCTAATCCCATCGATATCCCATTAGCATCCCCTCTCCG is part of the Antennarius striatus isolate MH-2024 chromosome 13, ASM4005453v1, whole genome shotgun sequence genome and harbors:
- the zbtb16a gene encoding zinc finger and BTB domain-containing protein 16-A isoform X1 gives rise to the protein MDLTKMGMIQLQNPNHPTALLQKANQMRLAGTLCDVIIMVDSQEFHAHRTVLACTSKMFEILFHRSSQHYTLDFLSPKTFQQILEYAYTATLQAKVEDLDDLLYAAEILEIEYLEEQCLKILETIQSSEENDAEVNVNDGSTEEEDERKGHNGAKNSKKHSMESSCLSGSQHDSIMAGVLDQSPSVSTSFGVSNLSPTKAAVDSLMSIGQSLLQQGFGGVQGNSHHLMTEIKTEMMQVDMGGNGHESPLNMESSASSNGERSGEDRNRDGPGTPTRSSVITSARELHYIRDEGVGDPQVDAGQMGLEAMAGMTEKHLASLYSLPVNHKSEAIMSMPASMASALPMSPALAMSMDFSAYGGLLPQSFIQREFFSKLGELAVGIKPDGRNQHERCNVCGAELPDNEAVEQHRKMHSGMKTYGCELCGKSFLDSLRLRMHLLSHSAGEKAIVCDQCGAQFQTEESLEAHRQIHTGSDMAIFCLLCGKRFQTQTALQQHMEVHAGVRSYICSECNRTFPSHTALKRHLRSHTAGDHPYECEFCGSCFRDESTLKGHKRIHTGEKPYECNGCGKKFSLKHQLETHYRVHTGEKPFECKLCHQRSRDYSAMIKHLRTHNGASPYQCTICLEYCPSLSAMQKHMKGHKPEDVPPDWRIEKTYLYLCYV
- the zbtb16a gene encoding zinc finger and BTB domain-containing protein 16-A isoform X2; its protein translation is MDLTKMGMIQLQNPNHPTALLQKANQMRLAGTLCDVIIMVDSQEFHAHRTVLACTSKMFEILFHRSSQHYTLDFLSPKTFQQILEYAYTATLQAKVEDLDDLLYAAEILEIEYLEEQCLKILETIQSSEENDAEVNVNDGSTEEEDERKGHNGAKNSKKHSMESSCLSGSQHDSIMAGVLDQSPSVSTSFGVSNLSPTKAAVDSLMSIGQSLLQQGFGGVQGNSHHLMTEIKTEMMQVDMGGNGHESPLNMESSASSNGERSGEDRNRDGPGTPTRSSVITSARELHYIRDEGVGDPQVDAGQMGLEAMAGMTEKHLASLYSLPVNHKSEAIMSMPASMASALPMSPALAMSMDFSAYGGLLPQSFIQREFFSKLGELAVGIKPDGRNQHERCNVCGAELPDNEAVEQHRKMHSGMKTYGCELCGKSFLDSLRLRMHLLSHSAGEKAIVCDQCGAQFQTEESLEAHRQIHTGSDMAIFCLLCGKRFQTQTALQQHMEVHAGVRSYICSECNRTFPSHTALKRHLRSHTGDHPYECEFCGSCFRDESTLKGHKRIHTGEKPYECNGCGKKFSLKHQLETHYRVHTGEKPFECKLCHQRSRDYSAMIKHLRTHNGASPYQCTICLEYCPSLSAMQKHMKGHKPEDVPPDWRIEKTYLYLCYV